In the Thermodesulfovibrio yellowstonii DSM 11347 genome, one interval contains:
- a CDS encoding ribonuclease HI family protein, whose protein sequence is MKAKIYCDGASRGNPGDAGIGCVIIFDNKKVEISEYIGKTTNNVAEYTALIKGLEEALRQKAQEIEIFSDSELLVHQINGIYKVRNKNLVPLYEKAKKLLSNFKKYQIFHIYRENNFIADKLAKEASWKSKK, encoded by the coding sequence ATGAAAGCAAAGATTTACTGCGACGGTGCCTCGCGAGGAAATCCTGGAGATGCTGGTATCGGGTGTGTAATTATTTTTGATAACAAAAAAGTAGAAATCTCAGAATATATTGGTAAAACTACCAATAATGTAGCAGAATACACAGCATTAATTAAAGGACTGGAAGAAGCATTAAGACAAAAGGCACAGGAAATAGAGATTTTTTCAGATAGCGAACTTCTTGTCCATCAAATAAATGGAATTTATAAAGTTAGAAACAAAAATTTGGTTCCACTTTATGAAAAAGCTAAAAAACTTCTGAGTAACTTTAAAAAATATCAGATATTTCATATCTATAGAGAAAATAATTTTATAGCAGACAAACTTGCTAAAGAAGCTTCATGGAAATCAAAAAAATAA